The following proteins come from a genomic window of Phacochoerus africanus isolate WHEZ1 chromosome 9, ROS_Pafr_v1, whole genome shotgun sequence:
- the ZC2HC1C gene encoding LOW QUALITY PROTEIN: zinc finger C2HC domain-containing protein 1C (The sequence of the model RefSeq protein was modified relative to this genomic sequence to represent the inferred CDS: substituted 1 base at 1 genomic stop codon) gives MAGLQLALTLPVGIMLPYNKREAPELHSVKQDPYEKGDSSQQSSMGHLRNNFQQELLSNKELTLDKLYTHPKWNTSMKAWSCSYPHCAEISQQDSRKGLFYSSGPQSRYPKANIQEFIPFTKKRVGVDRAYPLKPVFHRKSRSTGEAGTDGDQNVSLRSHQPRKLSYSSFGSRNWVNSSVVGSVAATQEKRVVANPSRMEWMQIQRLEAAGESLEEEIRRKETLLREKLKKTEEELRRIQKKKEQAEENEKRELQRRMALPRRRVKGKSNTSHKPIFSPEFRSAEVFSRDVGYDETWGRSQENSSPFQFSDHGIQKLKREGLMASNNQIRDXISGLLKEKFSQASEVPPSALQRSTCHSSSSRAPDSLGSSCSTEEPELGACSHCGRKFLLLRLERHSNVCSRMRGSKRKVFDSSRARAKGTELEQYLNWKGSASVKAEPPRKSNWRQKHESFIRTLRQARQIQHVIAKGGNPSDLPPILPAENPDYIQCPHCSRHFAPKVAERHIPKCKTIKSRPPPPRKYDS, from the exons ATGGCTGGCCTCCAGTTGGCACTGACTCTGCCTGTGGGCATTATGCTCCCATATAATAAAAGGGAAGCTCCAGAGCTCCATTCAGTTAAGCAAGATCCCTATGAAAAAGGTGACTCTTCCCAGCAGTCCTCTATGGGGCACCTGAGGAATAATTTCCAGCAGGAGCTTTTGAGCAACAAAGAGCTGACACTGGATAAGCTCTACACTCACCCCAAATGGAACACCAGCATGAAAGCCTGGAGCTGCTCCTATCCCCACTGTGCTGAAATAAGCCAGCAAGATTCGAGAAAAGGTTTGTTTTACTCATCAGGCCCTCAATCCCGGTATCCCAAAGCAAATATCCAGGAATTCATCCCCTTTACAAAGAAGCGAGTTGGGGTGGACCGAGCATACCCACTGAAACCTGTGTTTCACCGGAAGTCCCGCAGTACAGGTGAGGCTGGCACTGATGGGGACCAGAATGTCTCTCTAAGATCCCACCAGCCAAGAAAGCTCTCATACAGCAGTTTTGGTTCAAGGAACTGGGTGAATTCATCTGTGGTTGGTTCCGTTGCTGCCACTCAGGAGAAGAGGGTTGTGGCAAACCCCAGCAGGATGGAATGGATGCAGATCCAAAGACTAGAAGCTGCAGGGGAGAGTTTAGAGGAGGAAATCCGAAGAAAAGAGACTCTCCTGAGGGAAAAGCTgaagaagacagaggaggaactCAGAAGgatccagaagaagaaagaacaggctgaagaaaatgaaaaaagagagctACAGAGGAGAATGGCACTACCCAGGAGGAGAGTTAAAGGCAAGAGTAACACCTCACACAAACCTATCTTCTCCCCAGAATTCAGGTCTGCGGAGGTCTTCAGTAGAGATGTAGGATACGATGAAACTTGGGGACGGTCTCAAGAAAATTCTAGTCCATTCCAGTTCTCTGATCATGGAATTCAGAAGCTCAAAAGGGAAGGACTGATGGCAAGCAATAACCAAATCCGAGACTGAATCTCAGGGCTGCTGAAGGAGAAGTTTTCTCAGGCTTCAGAAGTGCCACCCAGTGCTTTGCAGAGATCTACCTGCCATTCTAGCTCGTCTAGGGCCCCAGACTCCTTGGGTTCCAGCTGTTCCACTGAAGAGCCAGAACTGGGTGCGTGCAGCCACTGTGGACGGAAATTTCTCTTGCTCAGGCTTGAGAGACACTCCAATGTCTGCAGCAGGATGCGGGGTTCCAAGAGGAAAGTCTTTGACTCCTCCAGGGCCCGGGCTAAGGGCACAGAACTAGAGCAGTACTTGAACTGGAAGGGATCGGCCTCAGTCAAG GCTGAACCTCCTCGGAAGAGCAACTGGAGACAGAAGCATGAATCTTTCATCCGTACCCTCCGTCAGGCTCGGCAGATACAACATGTAATTGCCAAAGGGGGAAACCCCTCAGACCTGCCTCCCATCCTGCCTGCAGAAAATCCAGACTACATTCAGTGTCCTCACTGTAGCCGCCACTTTGCTCCTAAGGTGGCTGAGCGGCACATTCCCAAGTGTAAGACCATCAAGAGCCGTCCTCCGCCTCCAAGGAAGTATGACAGTTGA